From Lucilia cuprina isolate Lc7/37 chromosome 4, ASM2204524v1, whole genome shotgun sequence:
ACTTTTCATAGAAATTAGAGAAATGAAAACATCAAAATTAGaagtttaatttacaaaattaaactcaaattattgaaattctaaattattgaaaaattttcaataagtgaaataaatttttcgtgtaacgaaaattttcattaaaaaaactatatcaAAATTCATCTAAATTATGCCTCTACCATTAGCAAATCAACACCATTCAAAATCCCCAAATACATTACCAGTATTGAATCAAATATTCAATAATATACAACGTTACAGACTATCGCCCATAACCATTAAATCAAGAGCAAACAAAAGTGTTTCGGTGACAAAAGAGCCTCAGAAAAGTAGAAATAATCGTTCATGCAGCTACCATTACCCCAGTCTTTACCGCAACTTACCAAGAGTAACGGAATCTAAATCTTATGAAATTGATAAGGGTTATTTAAAAAGACAAGAAGAATTGCTGCTACAAGTTTATGCTAGTTTAGGAACTGGCAGTAGGAAGAGAACTTCGGGTGATAAAGTTATAAATGAAGAATATGAAAgaatacaaagaaaatattgtcCAAAATTTAAACTGACAATTGGATCTAATATACAGCAGACAAGTAAACAAGGTTTTggggaaataaaagaaaattctagAATGAATGGTCAAACAAGAAAGAAAACTCCTGGGATAGTTTTGAAAGCAGCAGTAAGTAATCAGAAGCCTAATTTAATCATGCAAAAATCGCAAtggaattttaagaaaaacaatgaGAAAACTAATGACGCCAACTTTAATTCCCtcaagtttaaagaaaaagaaaaaattcttaagGTTCAAAATTTGGATGTTGAATCAGAACGTTCTAAAATACCGGATATACAAGATGATTCAGATAAAACTTTAACGCCTGGGGAAAAAAGTGTAATACAATTGAATAATGCAGACTTTAGTAACAAAAAAGATCAATCATATCCCAACAAAGATAAATATCGTGATGAACCTAATAACATAAACTATTCAACTGATTCAAAACAtgcttcaaaaataaaaacagtttcTAAAAGTATTTCTAAATCCTTAATAACTGACGAAATCAGATACCCTCAACTACAACAAATATTCTACCACCAAGCGGTGCCACCAGCCTCTACAAACTCCTATAACCTTAAAAACAAATTGGATCACCTTAATCAAGAAATAAGACAAGCCATCATTCTGGGAAAATCTCCAGATGCTACTACCAATAAACGATTAGCCAATGCCATTGAAAAAGCTTTACAGGAAAAATTTTCTTGGGATACTATTCAGTCGgttataaaaaacattaggaATTATAATTCAAAACAGAAAATCCTACATCTTCTACAAATACAGCTCCGTCAAAGGGTATTCATATTATGCACCGTACGCACCTGCAACTTTCCCCATTTACTCTCTATTGTAGACAAAGTAATGCACCCAGTGCGGGCACAATTTGCTCCTGTTCTTCAGCATTTCAGTCATTGTTGTGTTATTGAAGCGATAGTTCCTCAGAAATACCTGCAACTAAGTTCCAAACAATTTCGTGAAAATTTAGATTGTGAtgctaaagttttaaaagtcaAGAGGATCGATGTTGTCGATGAGGTACGCGGAGAAGTTAGTGTCCAATGTCTACCGGTCTCTATGCCCAATACTACCAAGTTTATGGAATCTTTGGGCTATAAAGTTTTGAATTCTGATTATGGCTTTCGCGCCaatagagaaatatttttagatacACGGACGGGAGcggaatatagaaaattaataagtaatttattgcaaataccAGATATTGAAACGATATCGGATAATGTAATATATTAAGAAAGGgattgtttttggttttaaaattaatacccATGTTTAGTTCTTCTCAcagttttgattttatttatgcaATAAAGTTCTATTATATATTACATCTATTCTaaatctagttcagatctagtttaattaattctacttcagttctaaatCTAGCtgtggttcagttctagttcagttctagttcagttctagttcagttctggttcagttctagttcagttctagttcagttctagttcagttcagttctagttcagttctagttcagttctagttcagttctagttcagttctagttcagttctagttcagttctagttcagttctagttcaatttcagttctaattcagtttaagattagtttgttttgaaaatcgATCTATGATCGTTTTTAAAGTCCcagtaaaaaaaaatgatatttattcaacatttatttatcaACTGGGAAATTAATTGCGAAGATATACTAACTTTATCTGCCTTCAATACTCTTCTTCCTCTGAATACCTTTAACTACTAATGAGCCCATAATTTATGACATACTATGTTTGCAGTCAAATTCATCTTCTTCTAGTCCTAAGCCACCTTAAACACACGTTAATTGTATGAAAATTATGAAGTATTTTTCTGGTTGTCTTTAACATTATGTGAAATTTGTTAATTCTTCACATCACTCCCTCCTTCAACTTATAAGTTATTTATTATGTTGCTGTGTTTTTCGTATTCAATtgatgattttttgtttatcaaattttataaatcagtGTTTCGTTTGGTGTTAAACTCCTTGTCTTACTCTTTATTGTTTGAGTACTTTGAAATTCACACCTTTGGTTGCTTTAGCTAGAGTAATAGAAGatatttattttctacattttttattgtttgctaCACACACGAATTTATATCTAgaaactcaaatatatattttgttgtcttTAACATTTTGCTTATCTTCAATAGCCAATCTTAATATCGTGCAAATTTCTTTCAGGCATTTGCTCATACGTAGAGAGTAACATGTTTTGAAATGCTGCCTTTATAATTCTATGGAAGAAacgtttgatttttttccaaacaGATCCTTGTTGTTCGCTCACAAAATGTTGACGATGTTGTGTGTTCATGGAGATGATGatgttttatttgtagtttaaGTGAAGGTGGTGTGAACAAATTTTGCAACGTTTTAAATCATGTTTTGAcaagatttaaacaaatttttttcaatgcCAAAGTATGCaatttttgtcgttttttttattttttttaccaaaataaatggcagGCGGTATGATCAAGATAATCATCGTATGGgggacatatatacatattttgtatttgtttgttttagacGAGTATCCTAAAGTTTAGGAATTTTTGGGGAAGTAGTCATAGTTTTCCACATTAGTATGAGACGTTAGAAGaggacaataaaattaaaaatctgttctagtttagttctagttcatttctagttcagttctagttcagttctatttcagttctagttctagttcagttctagttcagttctagttcagttctagttcagttctagttcagttctagttcagttctagttcagttctagttcagttctagttcagttctagttcagttctagttttagtttagtttattttcattGTAGAGTGTCAGTCTTAACAAGCTTGACCAATTGTGTCATTCTCTCTTTATTACCATAGTTATAGATCATTTTTTGATTGGAAGTGAAATCATTTTAGCAGTTTAAGTTCAAAATcttccaaaaattatttttaaattgcgtgatatgtgttttttctttt
This genomic window contains:
- the LOC124419350 gene encoding uncharacterized protein LOC124419350; protein product: MPLPLANQHHSKSPNTLPVLNQIFNNIQRYRLSPITIKSRANKSVSVTKEPQKSRNNRSCSYHYPSLYRNLPRVTESKSYEIDKGYLKRQEELLLQVYASLGTGSRKRTSGDKVINEEYERIQRKYCPKFKLTIGSNIQQTSKQGFGEIKENSRMNGQTRKKTPGIVLKAAVSNQKPNLIMQKSQWNFKKNNEKTNDANFNSLKFKEKEKILKVQNLDVESERSKIPDIQDDSDKTLTPGEKSVIQLNNADFSNKKDQSYPNKDKYRDEPNNINYSTDSKHASKIKTVSKSISKSLITDEIRYPQLQQIFYHQAVPPASTNSYNLKNKLDHLNQEIRQAIILGKSPDATTNKRLANAIEKALQEKFSWDTIQSVIKNIRNYNSKQKILHLLQIQLRQRVFILCTVRTCNFPHLLSIVDKVMHPVRAQFAPVLQHFSHCCVIEAIVPQKYLQLSSKQFRENLDCDAKVLKVKRIDVVDEVRGEVSVQCLPVSMPNTTKFMESLGYKVLNSDYGFRANREIFLDTRTGAEYRKLISNLLQIPDIETISDNVIY